The Plasmodium vinckei vinckei genome assembly, chromosome: PVVCY_14 genome window below encodes:
- a CDS encoding NIMA related kinase 1, putative produces the protein MPSKYDDGENRLNEYEVIKKIGNGRFGEVFLVKHKRTQEFFCWKAISYRGLKEREKSQLVIEVNVMRELKHVNIVRYIDRFLNKANQKLYILMEFCDAGDLSRNIQKCYKMFGKIEEHAIVDITRQLLHALAYCHNLKDGPNGERVLHRDLKPQNIFLSTGIRHIGKITAQANNLNSKPIAKIGDFGLSKNIGIESMAHSCVGTPYYWSPELLLHETKSYDDKSDMWALGCIIYELCSGKTPFHKANNFAQLISELKKGPELPIKGKSKELNFLIKNLLNLSAKERPSALQCLGYQIIKNVTPSAGNRRDNSCTELTNTNNCKAIEPKSYIASQNALINKRTNEHERPSSCVSRQVANTLNKDNFKYNKESNINSHTINGKYINKDDKIKIYDIEKEKMQRELLEREKLERNRIEKETAQRKAIEIKILEKKQIERERMERIERDKKDRLERERVERERIERERIERERIERERVEKERVGRVERERLERERMQRIEKERIERLDREKMQQKIERAMMEKTRREKYFYKERDTSNSSTRVDSVKNGSMPPKNPTCNNTSYSRIKETYDHISNYKEYIYDNRKKSNYEDTYDKCSMNTYIKNNAGNTTLSSKNMHSYNSNGTRINNNYVASDCYSGYNNNNTISQYSNNCVDSIKFKNDNSNKYQINMSKNAQNHSRYNEDIDSGYRTPPYEINYNDKKTSNISNNISANISTNVSSNIGNNISNNGNNSINNNSSNTHINNYNNGERTCRSSRISNVYFNDNARRSVSAIPHVNNNISRRKSSVQMFEDESYSKPNADDSRSYKNLEKDREYLLEKRKLLLEKEKEIYELIKHSNNYNYSNMQRYERCENIGKTSDTSRRNKSLTICMNDQPKRASYNSKRENDGEESDYVMKNRNIYTLKNLVHNNGDDIYDRKLYSCR, from the exons atgccAAGTAAATATGACGATGGAGAAAATCGtttaaatgaatatgaagtaataaaaaagattgGAAATGGAAGGTTTGGTGAAGTATTTTTAGTGAAACATAAGAGGACACAAGAGTTCTTTTGTTGGAAAGCCATATCGTATAGAGGCTTAAAAGAGAGAGAAAAGTCGCAATTGGTTATTGAAGTAAATGTAATGAGAGAATTAAAACATGTAAATATTGTTAGATATATTGACagatttttaaataaagcaaatcaaaaattatatatattaatggaATTTTGTGATGCTGGTGATTTATCAcgaaatattcaaaaatgttataaaatGTTTGGGAAAATAGAAGAGCATGCTATTGTAGATATAACACGTCAATTGTTACATGCTCTAGCATATTGtcataatttaaaagatgGACCAAATGGCGAAAGAGTTTTACATCGTGATTTAAAACCACAAAATATCTTTTTATCAACAGGAATACGTCATATTGGAAAAATAACTGCACAAgctaataatttaaacagTAAGCCTATTGCAAAAATTGGTGATTTTGGATTAAGCAAAAATATAGGTATAGAAAGTATGGCACATTCATGTGTTGGTACTCCATACTATTGGTCCCccgaattattattacatgaAACAAAAAGTTATGATGATAAAAGTGATATGTGGGCACTGGggtgtattatatatgaattgtGCTCAGGTAAAACACCGTTTCACAAAGCAAATAATTTTGCTCAGTTAATATCAGAGTTAAAGAAGGGGCCAGAATTACCAATAAAAGGTAAATCCaaagaattaaattttttaattaaaaatttgttaaaTTTATCTGCAAAGGAAAGGCCTAGTGCTTTGCAATGCTTAGGATATcaaatcataaaaaatgttacacCTTCTGCTGGCAATAGAAGGGATAACAGTTGTACAGAATTAactaatacaaataattgtAAAGCTATCGAGCCAAAAAGTTATATTGCTTCTCAAAATgctttaataaataaaagaacaAATGAACATGAACGGCCGTCGAGTTGTGTGAGCAGGCAAGTTGCTAACACATTAAATAAggataattttaaatataataaagaatcCAATATTAACTCTCACACAATAAATggcaaatatataaataaagatgataaaataaagatatatgatattgaaaaagaaaaaatgcaaaGGGAATTATTAGAGAGAGAAAAATTAGAGAGAAATCGAATAGAGAAGGAAACTGCCCAAAGGAAGGCTatcgaaataaaaatattggaaaaaaaacaaatcgAAAGGGAAAGAATGGAAAGGATTGAACGCGATAAAAAAGATAGGCTAGAGAGGGAAAGAGTTGAGAGAGAGCGAATTGAGAGAGAACGGATTGAAAGGGAACGAATTGAAAGGGAAAGAGTTGAAAAGGAGCGTGTAGGAAGAGTGGAAAGAGAGCGGTTGGAACGGGAGCGGATGCAAAGAATAGAAAAGGAAAGGATTGAGCGCCTTGATAGAGAAAAGATGcaacaaaaaattgaaCGGGCGATGATGGAAAAAACTAgaagagaaaaatatttttataaagaaaGGGATACCAGTAATAGTAGTACTCGTGTTGATTCTGTTAAAAATGGAAGTATGCCACCAAAGAATCCAACATGTAACAATACTAGTTATTCCCGAATTAAAGAAACATATGATCATATAAGTAATTATAAAGAATacatatatgataatagaaaaaaaagtaattaTGAAGATACATATGATAAGTGTAGTAtgaatacatatataaaaaataatgcagGAAATACAACATTATcaagtaaaaatatgcatagtTATAATAGTAATGGCACTcgtattaataataattatgttgCTTCCGATTGCTACAGCggttataataataacaatactATAAGTCAGTATAGTAATAATTGCGTAGATagtattaaatttaaaaatgacaatagtaataaatatcaaataaatatgtcaAAAAATGCACAAAACCATAGCCGATATAATGAAGATATCGATTCTGGTTATAGAACCCCCCCTTatgaaattaattataacgataaaaaaacaagtaACATTAGCAATAATATCAGTGCTAATATCAGCACTAATGTAAGTAGTAATATCGGCAATAATATAAGTAATAATGGAAACAATAGTATCAATAACAATAGTAGTAATactcatataaataattataacaaCGGTGAAAGAACCTGCAGAAGTAGCAGAATAtcaaatgtatattttaatgataACGCTAGAAGAAGTGTTAGTGCTATACCTCATGTAAATAACAATATCAGTAGGCGTAAATCGAGTGTGCAAATGTTTGAAGATGAATCTTATAGCAAACCCAATGCTGATGATAGTAGAAGTTATAAAAACCTTGAAAAGGATAGAGAATATTTACtcgaaaaaagaaaattactTTTAGAGAAAGAAAAGGAGATTTACGAACTAATTAAACAcagtaataattataattattctaATATGCAGAGATATGAAAG aTGCGAAAACATAGGAAAAACAAGCGACACAAGTCGACGTAACAAAAGTTTAACAATTTGCATGAATGATCAACCAAAAAGAGCTTCTTATAATTCCAAAAGAGAGAATGATGGTGAAGAAAGCGACTATGTTATGAAAAAtcgaaatatttatacctTGAAAAATTTGGTTCATAACAACGGTgatgatatatatgatagaaaattatattcttGCAGATAA